One genomic region from Pyrobaculum islandicum DSM 4184 encodes:
- the pcn gene encoding proliferating cell nuclear antigen (pcna) produces the protein MSKHILTYLDAKEFAYIVDSISVLVEEASFIVRSDGLYLRALDASRTAMVDLSIPKEAFEEFPEVEELRIGLNFKDLKKVLRRIKKGDKISMEIEEGRVRIKLVGKSVRSITIPTIEVVSEDLPTPKVVFTAMVKTASDVLASAVKDADAIADEIKFEANEEALLMKASSDKGEVEVKLDKNSELVYEFDVKEPASARYSLEYLVDIVGKTSKISDIVTIELATAKPLLLTFDIPAGGKISYFLAPRVE, from the coding sequence ATGTCGAAACACATATTAACATACCTAGACGCCAAGGAATTTGCATATATAGTAGACTCAATTTCTGTATTGGTAGAGGAGGCAAGTTTTATCGTCAGAAGCGACGGCCTTTACCTCAGGGCACTTGATGCATCTAGAACTGCGATGGTAGATCTTTCAATACCCAAGGAGGCGTTTGAAGAATTTCCAGAAGTAGAGGAGTTGCGTATTGGCCTCAATTTCAAAGACTTGAAGAAGGTCTTGAGACGGATTAAGAAGGGGGATAAGATATCTATGGAGATTGAGGAGGGTAGAGTGAGAATAAAACTAGTTGGGAAATCTGTGAGATCTATTACAATACCGACGATAGAGGTTGTCAGCGAAGACCTCCCAACGCCAAAGGTAGTATTTACGGCAATGGTAAAAACTGCCAGCGATGTCTTAGCTTCTGCAGTAAAAGACGCAGATGCTATAGCAGATGAGATAAAATTTGAGGCTAATGAAGAGGCGTTGTTAATGAAGGCGTCTAGCGATAAAGGCGAGGTAGAAGTTAAGCTTGATAAAAACAGCGAGCTCGTCTACGAATTTGATGTAAAAGAGCCTGCTTCCGCCCGATACTCTCTGGAATATCTAGTTGATATTGTCGGAAAGACGTCTAAAATCAGCGACATAGTTACAATTGAGTTAGCAACGGCGAAACCCCTACTGTTGACCTTCGACATTCCCGCGGGCGGCAAAATCTCCTACTTCCTAGCGCCTAGAGTAGAGTGA
- a CDS encoding 30S ribosomal protein S19e: MTSVKEVPADMLIAELAKYIKENIPQVKPPVWAPFVKTGANKERPPMNEDWWYIRAASIMRKLYLYGPVGVGSLRTAYGYRAKIGDKTRPERTRKAGGAIIRKILQQLEQAGLVAKTKQGRILTPEGKSLVDRIAAKIGRELTKTRPELLKYIAPPKE; this comes from the coding sequence GTGACGTCAGTTAAAGAAGTTCCTGCCGATATGTTAATAGCTGAATTAGCTAAATATATAAAAGAGAATATACCGCAGGTAAAGCCGCCGGTATGGGCGCCTTTTGTAAAAACTGGGGCTAACAAAGAGAGGCCTCCTATGAACGAAGACTGGTGGTATATAAGAGCAGCATCTATAATGAGAAAACTATACCTATATGGGCCTGTTGGCGTCGGTAGCTTAAGGACGGCCTATGGCTACAGGGCTAAGATAGGCGATAAGACAAGACCTGAAAGAACTAGAAAAGCGGGGGGCGCCATAATTAGAAAGATATTACAACAGCTTGAACAAGCTGGTCTAGTCGCTAAGACCAAACAGGGGAGAATATTGACTCCAGAGGGCAAGTCGCTTGTCGACAGGATAGCTGCAAAAATTGGAAGAGAGCTTACAAAGACAAGACCGGAGCTTTTGAAATACATCGCGCCGCCTAAGGAGTAA
- a CDS encoding transcription factor S, translating into MRFCPNDKSLLIPVRKGDKTVLRCPKCGYEEEISGDAKNRYQSKSIVESKNTIIVVSDNIINLPKVKTRGCPKCGHDEAYVWVQQTRAADEPPTRFYRCTKCGYTWREYE; encoded by the coding sequence ATGAGATTTTGTCCTAACGACAAGAGTTTGTTAATCCCTGTAAGAAAGGGGGATAAGACCGTATTGAGATGTCCAAAATGTGGATATGAAGAGGAGATTAGCGGCGATGCGAAAAACAGATATCAGAGCAAGTCTATTGTAGAGAGTAAAAACACTATCATAGTGGTGTCTGATAATATAATAAATCTGCCTAAGGTTAAGACTAGGGGATGTCCCAAATGTGGACACGACGAGGCTTATGTATGGGTTCAACAAACTAGAGCGGCAGATGAGCCGCCAACGCGTTTCTACAGATGTACAAAATGTGGATATACATGGCGCGAATACGAATAA
- the priS gene encoding DNA primase catalytic subunit PriS: MIVEVFFRNFYRNYAKFDIDAVEKREFAFQYFEGGIVRHRAFKTLEELKKFVIEKTPRHIYHSSAYYERPGEEDMERKGWLGADLIFDIDGDHLDTEACRESKLVSIACLNDAKEEANKLIDVLTGELGLKPRRVVFSGNRGFHIHVSEEEVLTLGAKERRELVNYLKAVGFDPSRFVVKKGRKKVVLYEEEVGGNLFRIRQGVEDPRALKIEIDEVVTQDIHRLIRVPGSINGKTGLLALPLSQQDLEKDVEQIVERAIVFKKGNLKLRFNKTFEGAVLFEKINAREGDVKVLPAYLAIYLELQEIGKIYD, from the coding sequence GTGATCGTCGAAGTCTTTTTCCGCAACTTCTACCGGAATTATGCAAAATTTGACATAGACGCGGTCGAGAAAAGAGAGTTTGCATTTCAATATTTTGAAGGCGGTATAGTTAGACATAGAGCTTTCAAAACTTTGGAAGAATTGAAAAAATTTGTTATAGAAAAAACGCCAAGACATATATACCACTCTTCGGCATATTACGAAAGGCCGGGCGAAGAAGATATGGAACGAAAAGGCTGGCTGGGGGCAGACTTAATATTTGACATAGACGGTGATCACCTTGATACAGAGGCTTGTAGAGAAAGCAAACTTGTGTCCATAGCTTGTCTTAATGATGCAAAAGAAGAGGCCAACAAGCTAATTGACGTCCTCACAGGAGAGCTAGGGCTGAAGCCTAGGCGTGTTGTGTTTTCTGGCAACAGAGGTTTCCACATACATGTGTCTGAAGAGGAGGTGTTAACATTAGGGGCTAAGGAGAGGAGAGAGCTTGTCAACTACCTAAAGGCCGTGGGTTTCGACCCCTCTCGTTTCGTCGTAAAGAAGGGGAGGAAAAAAGTCGTTTTGTACGAGGAGGAGGTCGGCGGAAACCTCTTTAGAATTAGACAGGGAGTTGAAGACCCAAGAGCTTTAAAAATAGAAATAGACGAAGTTGTTACCCAGGATATACACAGGCTAATTAGAGTACCCGGCTCTATAAACGGAAAGACAGGACTGTTGGCGCTCCCCCTCTCTCAACAAGACCTCGAAAAAGATGTAGAGCAGATTGTAGAACGCGCAATTGTCTTTAAGAAGGGCAACTTAAAACTTAGATTTAACAAGACATTTGAAGGCGCTGTCTTATTTGAAAAAATAAATGCTAGAGAAGGCGATGTAAAAGTACTTCCTGCATATCTTGCAATATATTTAGAACTGCAAGAAATAGGTAAAATATATGATTGA